In the Rhizobium sp. SSA_523 genome, GACCTTATGGCCAGGTTTGGCGTCGATGCAGCGGCGCACATCCGACAGGGCCGTCGCATAATTGCGGGTCGTTCCGGTGACCATGGCATCGGCATCGCCCAGCGCCACCATGCAGGCGGCGAAGTGGTTTCGGTCATTGTGGATGAGGCGCTGCACGTCGCGCAGAAGATAGCCTTCGCGCTGCAGCCTGGCGTAGAGATAATCGATATAGGCTTCGACGCGTGTCGAAAGCCGGGCATTGACGATTTCGATGCCCGGCCGTTCCAGCTCGATTCCGGCGCGCTCCGCGGTGGAGCGGATCACGTCGTCGCGGCCAAGCAGGATGGCGGTGCCGAGGCCCTGGGCGATGAAGGAGACGGCCGCCCGCATGACCTGCTCCTCCTCGGCTTCGGCAAAGACGACCCGCTTCGGCCGGCGGCGCACCTGCTCGTAAATGCCCTGCGTCGTGGCGGCGATCGGATCGCGGCGGGCCGACAGTTCCCGTCCATAGGCTTCCAGGTCTTCGATCACCCGCCGTGCGGCGCCGCTCTCGATCGCGGCTCGCGCAACGGCAACCGGAATGGCGGAGATCAGGCGGGGGTCGAAGGGAACGGGAATGATATAATTCGGCCCGAACCGCGGGCGAACGCCCTGATAGGCGGCCGCGACATCATCCGGCACATCTTCGCGCGCCAGATCGGCCAGAGCCTGGGCCGCGGCGATCTTCATGGCATCATTGATCTGCCGCGCCCGCACATCCAGGGCGCCGCGGAAGATATAGGGAAAGCCGAGCACGTTGTTGACCTGGTTCGGGTAATCCGACCGGCCCGTCGCCATGATGGCATCATCGCGAATGCGCGCTACTTCCTCCGGGGTGATCTCCGGGTCGGGATTGGCCATGGCAAAGATGATCGGCCGCTCGGCCATGGAGCGGATCATCTCTTCGGTGAAAGCACCCTTCTGGGACAGGCCGAAGACGACATCGGCGCCGGCCATCGCCTCTTCAAGCGTCCGGTGATCGGTCGTCACCGCATGGGCGCTTTTCCACTGGTTCATCCCTTCCGTGCGGCCCTGGTAGATGACGCCTTTGGTGTCGCAGAGAAGGATGTTGTCGGGATTGAAGCCCATCGCCTTGATGAGTTCGATGCAGGCAATGGCGGCGGCACCGGCGCCGTTGCACACGAGCCTGGTCGTCTTCAGGTCGCGGCCCGTCAGTTCCAGGGCGTTGATCAGGCCCGCCGCGGCGATGATTGCCGTGCCATGCTGGTCATCATGGAAAACCGGAATGTCCATGAGCTCGCGCAGGCGGCTTTCGATGATGAAGCATTCCGGAGCCTTGATATCCTCCAGATTGATGCCGCCGAAGGAAGGCCCCAGATAGCGGACGCAGTTGATGAATTCCTCGACATTTTCCGTATCGACCTCCAGATCGATGGAATCGACATCGGCAAAGCGCTTGAACAGGACCGATTTGCCTTCCATCACCGGCTTGGATGCCAGAGCGCCCAGATTGCCGAGACCCAGAATGGCGGTGCCGTTGGAAATCACCGCAACCATATTGCCGCGCGTCGTGTAGTCATAGGCCGTTGCCGGATCGGCGGCGATGGCCTTGACCGGAACGGCGACGCCGGGAGAATAGGCGAGCGAGAGGTCCCGCTGGGTCGCCATCGGCTTGGTCGGCATGATTTCCAGCTTGCCGGGACGGCCGCTGCTGTGGAAATCAAGCGCTTCCTGTTCCGTCACCGATGCGCGCTTGCGAGGTGCCCCTTCCGCGATACCGCTGTCCTTCACCATGTCTCCTCCAGCATGTTGTGGGCATCCGGCAAAGCTCGGACGCACTCTGTTGTCTTGTCGGGGGAATAATCGATAAGGTCGCGGCCCCAACCGCGCAACAGAAAACGGGCCACACGCTTTTGGAACCACGCTCTTGGAACCTGTGAACGCCGATATCCTCAAGACCGCCGACCTGATCTCGCAGGAAAGCCGCGCATCGGCCACGCCGATGATGGAGCAGTATATCGAGATCAAGGCGAATAATCCGGATTCGCTGCTGTTCTACCGTATGGGCGATTTCTACGAGCTCTTCTTCGAAGATGCGGTGGAAGCCGCGCGCGCGCTGGGCATAACCCTCACCCGCCGCGGCCAGCACATGGGGATCGACATTCCGATGTGCGGCGTGCCCATTCATGCGGCCGATGACTATCTTCAGAAGCTGATCGCCCTCGGTTTCCGCGTGGCCGTCTGCGAACAGGTGGAGGATCCGGCCGAAGCGCGCAAGAGGGGCTCGAAATCCGTGGTCAAGCGCGATGTCGTGCGTCTCGTGACGCCGGGGACGCTGACGGAAGACAAGTTGCTGTCGCCCTCGGAATCCAATTATCTCATGGCGCTGGCGCGCATTCGGGGTGGCGATGAGGCTCAACTCGGTCTTGCCTGGATCGATATCTCGACAGGCGTCTTCCGCGTCGCCGAAACCACGCCCTTGCGCCTCCTGGCGGATATTCTGCGCATCGAGCCGCGCGAACTCATCGTGCCGGATACGGTCTTCCATGATCCCAATTTGCGGGCAAGCTTCGATGTTCTCGGCCGTATCGCCGTGCCGCAGCCGGGCGTGCTCTTCGACAGCGCCACGGCGGAAGGACGCATTACCCGCTATTTCAATGTCGGGACACTCGATGGTTTCGGCACGTTCTCGCGCGCGGAACTGGCAGCGGCGGCAGCGGCCGTCGCCTATGTCGAAAAGACGCAGATCGCCGAGCGCCCGCCGCTGAGCGTACCCGAACGGGAGAGCGGCGGTTCGACACTGTTCATCGATCCGGCGACGCGCGCCAATCTCGAACTGACGCGGACTCTCTCCGGCGACCGGGACGGCTCGCTTCTGAAGGCGATCGACCGCACCGTCACCGGCGGCGGTGCACGGCTTTTGGCCGAGCGCCTGATGTCCCCGCTGACCGATCCCGAGCTGATCAACCGGCGGCTGGATTCGGTCGCCTTCCTGATCGACGAGCCGACGCTGTGCGGCAGCCTTCGCCAGGCGCTGAAACATGTGCCGGACATGCCGCGGGCCCTGTCGCGCGTGGCGCTCGATCGCGGCGGGCCGCGCGATCTCGATTGCATCCGCCAGGGTCTCGCCGCCGCGGGCCACGTCGCTGCCGCCTTGTCTTCAGCCCTTTTGCCGGAAGAATTGCTGGAGGCTCTGCAGGATCTCCAGGCCTTCCCGCCCGCGCTGGGGCCGCTGCTGGCTGAGACCCTGTCCGATGAAATGCCGCTCCTGAAGCGTGACGGCGGCTTTGTCCGCGATGGCGCTTTTGCACAGCTCGACGAGGTGCGCGCCTTGCGCGACCAGTCGCGCCGGGTAATTGCCGGCCTGCAACTGCAATATGCGGAAGAGACGGGGATCAAGTCCCTGAAGATCAAGCACAATAATGTGCTCGGCTATTTCATAGAGGTCAGTGCCGGCAATGCCGGACCCTTGATCGATACGCCGGAGGCCAAGGCGCGTTTCATCCATCGCCAGACCATGGCGAATGCCATGCGCTTCACCACGACCGAACTGGCCGATCTCGAAAGCCGCATTGCCAACGCCGCCGATCAGGCGCTCACCATCGAGCTCGAGGCCTTCGACCGTATGACAACAGCGGTGCTTGGCTCTGCCGATGCGATTAAGGCCGGTGCTCGTGCGCTTGCAATCATCGATGTCGCCGCAGGTCTCGCGCTTCTGGCGGAAGAGTGGAATTACTGCCGGCCGCAGGTGGATGCCTCGCGCCAGTTCCTGATCGAGGGTGGGCGGCATCCGGTGGTCGAGCAGGCGCTGCGCCGCCAGTCTGCCAGCGCCTTCATCGCCAATGATTGCGATCTGTCGCCCGGCAGCGAAGGCGGGTTCGGCGCGCTATGGCTGCTGACCGGGCCGAATATGGGCGGCAAATCCACCTTTCTTCGCCAGAACGCGCTCATCGCCATCCTGGCGCAGATGGGATCCTTCGTGCCTGCGAGCCTGGCGCAGATCGGCGTCGTCGACAGGCTGTTCTCGCGCGTCGGAGCCTCGGACGATCTGGCGCGCGGTCGCTCCACCTTCATGGTCGAGATGGTCGAGACGGCCGCAATCCTCAATCAGGCCACCGATCGCTCGCTGGTGATCCTGGACGAGATCGGCCGCGGCACCGCAACCTTCGACGGGTTGTCGATCGCCTGGGCGGCGGTGGAGCATCTGCACGAGGCCAATCGCTGCAGGGGCCTCTTCGCCACGCATTTCCATGAGCTGACCGCTCTGTCGGAAAAGCTCAACCGGCTGTCCAACGCCACGATGCGGGTGAAGGAATGGGATGGCGATGTCATCTTCCTGCACGAAGTCGGTCCTGGCGCCGCCGATCGCTCCTACGGCATCCAGGTCGCCAAGCTCGCCGGCCTTCCCGAGGCGGTGGTTGCCCGCGCGCGGGATGTGCTGAACAAGCTTGAGGATGCCGACCGGAAAAACCCCGCCAGCCAGCTGATCGATGACCTGCCGCTTTTCCAGGTCGCGGTGCGCAAGGAGCAGCAGGCACGCGGCCCCTCCCGCGCGGAGGAGGCGCTGAAGGCGCTCAACCCGGACGATATGACGCCGCGCGAAGCCCTGGATGCGCTGTATGCGCTGAAGAAGCAATTGGGGTAACGGACCGTCAAGCCAAGGAAAGCGGCATGGCGGGCCGATGCGGATCCGACCGGAACATGCTACAGGCGGTCTCAAATCCTGTCTCTGGTCCTAAGGCGCCGCATTGCTCTCCGTTCCCCTGCCGTTCATAGCCGGCCTTGTCATCGCAGCGATCCTCTTCCGCAGCCTGAACGGCGTCGATGTGCCGGGGTCGCGCCGTTACCTGAATGCGTTTCTGTGCCTTTATGCCGTGCAGGGCATGATCATTGGCCTGCGCTTCGGCTATGACGTTCGGCCTCTGAGCCTGGTGCAGCCGGTCACGGCAGCCATCATGCCGCCGTTGGCCTATCTGACCTTCCGGGCCATGTCGTCGGCGCCGGTGGCAAGGCCATGGCCGCATGCGCTGCCGCCGCTTCTCCTGGCGCTCGGCGTGGCGTTTGCGCCCTTCGTGGTCGATGCGCTGCTGCTGCTGATCTTTCTTGGCTATGCCGGGGCGATCTGGCAGCTGACCCGGCGGGAGGATATGACCGAGGCCGCCTTGCAGAAGACTTCGGTCACCGTGCGGGCGGCACGGGTGACGGCGCTGCTTCTGGCCTTTTTCGCCCTGACGGATGCGCTTCTCGCGAGCTTCACCTTTGTCTATGGCAATGCCTATGTGCCGATGGCGGTGACGGGCATGAATATCGGCGCGATCGTCATTGTCAGCCTCTATTACTGGTGGCCCGAGCGCGCGATGGAGGAAAAAGCCGCAGCGCCTGCTGCCGCAGCGCCTCTGTCTGACGATGATGCGGCCGCGCTTGCCAGGATCAGCGCCGCGCTTGAGGCCGATGCCTTGTTTGCGCAGGAGAATTTGAGCCTTGCGCGGCTGGCGCGAAAGGCCGGAATGCCGGCGCGCGATGTCTCGGCGCTCATCAATCGCGCCACCGGTCTCAATGTCTCGCAATATGTGAACAATCGTCGCATTGGCGAAGCCTGCCGCCTGCTGCAGGATACGGACAAGCCGCTGATGACGGTGATGTTCGACAGCGGCTTCTCGACCAAATCCAACTTCAACCGCGAATTTCGCCGTGTCACCGGGCAAAGCCCGTCGCAATGGCGTTCAGCCATGCAGGGGGCACGCAAAGTGGAAACTCCACGGCGGGCATGAGATCCGCATGCGGCGCATCGCGTGGGGCAGGGGTGTAACGGTTTGGGCATCAAGGGGTATTCGGGGACGTAAAGAGCGCATAACGGCTCGGAAACCAATGGCAGCGATAGTTGATGTGCAAGGCGGGTGCGGCCTCCCCTCGTGAACGCCTTGGAAAGGGATTGGACCGACGGTGCCCTCAAGAGGCATAAGGTTCGAACAACCGTGCAAGTGCAGCGGAAAACCGCTATAGCGACGGCACGGGTGCAGCGGCAGGACGACATGGCACGACAAGAAATCGATTATTCCGAACTTCTGGATGTGGACCGGCTGCATCTGGATTGCGAGGCGCTTCTTCAGGGCTCACCCAAGCTCCTCGATGCGCGCACCGCCCTGCTGCCGGTCCTGCGCCGCGCGAGCCAGGAAGGGCGCGACAAGGCAAGGCAGCGACTGGCGACCGATGGCAGCGGCCTGAACTGCGCCGAGCGAATTTCCTGGGTCCAGGATCAGCTGATCTCCACCATTTATGGCGTGATTGCCCGGCATTTCTACAGTGCCGCCACCGAAAAAGTCTCGGTAACGGCTGTCGGCGGCTATGGCCGCGGCACCTTGGCGCCGGGTTCCGATATCGACCTTCTGTTCCTGCTGCCGGCGAAGAACAATGAGGAGATGCGCAAGGCCGTCGAATTTCTCCTCTATGTCCTGTGGGATCTCGGTTTCAAGGTCGGACATGCCACCCGAACGGTCGACGAATGCATTGCCTTGTCCAAACAGGACATGACCATTCGCACCGCAATTCTCGAAACGCGGCTCATCTGCGGCAATGCGAGCCTGGAAGACGAATTGCAGAGGCGGTTCGACGCGGAAATCGTCGGTCTTGGCGGCCAGGATTTCATCATGGCCAAGCTTGCCGAACGCGACCAGCGCCACCAGAAGGCCGGCGATACCCGCTATCTGGTGGAGCCGAATGTCAAGGAAGGCAAAGGCGGCCTGCGCGACATCCAGACTCTCTTCTGGATCGCCAAATATCATTATCGCGTGCGTGACGCCGCGCAACTGGTCAAGCTCGGCGTCCTGTCGCGCCAGGAATGGCGGCTGTTCCAGAAGGCGGAGGATTTTCTCTGGGCGGTCCGCTGCCAGATGCACTTCCTCACCGGCAAGGCGGAGGAGAGGCTGTCCTTCGACATCCAGCGGGAGATCGCCGAAAGCCTCGGCTATCACAACCGGCCCAACCTCTCCGCCGTCGAGCGGTTCATGAAGCACTATTTCCTCGTCACCAAGGATGTCGGCGATCTGACCCGCATCCTGTGTTCGGCACTGGAGGAAGAGCAGGCCAAGCCGGCGCCGGGCATTACCGGCGTGATCTCGAGGTTTCGACGCCGCGTGCGCAAAATCCCCGGAAGCTCGGACTTCGTCGAGGACCAGGGCCGGATCGCGCTTGCCGATCCGGACGTCTTCAAGCGCGACCCGGTCAGCATCATCCGGCTTTTTCACGTCGCGGACCTGCACGGCCTGGAATATCATCCCGATGCTCTGAAGGCCGTGACGCGCGGGCTCGCTCTGATCGATGACGCCCTGCGCGAAAGCGCCGAAGCCAACCGGCTTTTCCTCTCCATCCTGACGTCGCGGCTGGAGCCGGCGCTGACCTTGCGGCGGATGAACGAGGCCGGCGTGCTGGGCCGGTTCATTCCGGAATTCGGCAAGATCGTCGCCATGATGCAATTCAGCATGTACCATCATTACACGGTGGACGAGCATCTCATCCGGGCGGTCGATGCCCTGTCGGATATCGACAAGGGTCGTTTCGCCGATCAGCATCCGCTGGCCAACAAGCTGATGCCGCATATCGAGGAACGCGAGGCGCTGTATGTCGCGGTTCTGCTGCATGATATTGCCAAGGGCCGTCAGGAGGATCATTCCGTTGCCGGTGCCCGCGTGGCCCGCAAGCTGGGAACGCGGTTCGGCCTGAAGCCGAAGCAGGTCGATCTGGTGGCCTGGCTCATCGATCAGCATCTGCTGATGTCCATGGTGGCGCAGACGCGCGACCTGCACGACCGCAAGACGATCACCGATTTTGCCGACAAGGTTCAGTCCATGGATCGGCTGAAGATGCTGCTGATCCTGACCATCTGCGATATTCGCGCCGTCGGCCCGGGCGTCTGGAACGGCTGGAAAGGCCAATTGCTGCGCACGCTTTATTACGAGACCGAACTGCTTCTGTCCGGCGGCTTCTCGGAGGTTTCACGCAAGGAGCGCGCCAAGGCGGCCGAGGAAACGCTCGCGGCGGCCTTGTCCGACTGGAGCCAGAAGGAGCGCAAGCTCTATTCCAAGCTCCACTACCAGCCTTACCTTCTCTCGGTCGCACTGGAGGATCAGGTGCGCCATGCGCAGTTCATCCGCGAGGCCGATGGAGCAGGGCGGGCGCTGGCCACCATGGTGCGCACCGACAGCTTCCGCGCCATCACCGAAATCACGGTGCTTGCGCCGGATCATCCGCGCCTCCTGTCGATCATCGCGGGAGCCTGCGCTGCCGCCGGAGCCAATATCGCCGATGCGCAGATCTATACGACCACCGACGGACGGGCGCTCGACACCATTCTCATCAATCGCGAATTTGCCAATGACGAGGACGAACTGCGCCGGGCGGCCACCGTCTGCCGGATGATCGAGGACGTTCTTTCCGGCAAGAAGCGGCTGCCGGAGGTGATCGCCACCCGCGCCAAGAACAAGAAGCGCAACAAGACCTTCATCGTTCATCCCTCGGCGACGATTTCCAATACGCTGTCGAACAAGTTCACGGTGATCGAGATCGAGGGCCTGGACCGCACCGGTCTGCTTGCGGATATCACCCTTGTCCTGGCCGATCTGTCGCTGGACATTCATTCCGCCCGCATCACGACCTTCGGCGAGAAGGTGATCGATACTTTCTACGTTACCGATCTGGTTGGCCAGAAGGTCACCAACGAGAACCGGCAGGGCACGATCGTGCAGCGGCTGAAGACGGTGATTACAGAGCAGGAAGACGAATTGCGGCGCGGCATGCCCTCCGGCATCATCGCGCCCGATCCGGTCGCGGTGGCTGCGACCAACCGGCCGCGCAAGAGCCGGGCAGACGCATGAGCCTCGTCAAGAAATTCGCGACGGTTGGCGGCGCCACGCTCGGAAGCCGGATTTTCGGTTTTGCCCGCGAGACCCTGATGGCCGCGGCGCTGGGAACCGGCCCCATGGCCGATGTCTTCTACGCCGCCTTCCGGTTTCCGAACCTGTTCCGCCGCCTGTTTGCCGAAGGCGCCTTCAACGCTGCCTTCGTGCCGCTGTTTTCCAAGGAAATAGAGGCCAATGGCGTGGAGGGCGCCAAACGCTTCTCCGAAGAAGTCTTCGGCGTCCTGTTCACGGCATTGCTGGCGATCACCATCGTCATGCAGCTGTCCATGCCGCTATTGGTGCGCTTCATCATTGCCCCGGGCTTTGCCGAGGATCCGGAAAAGACATCGCTGACCATCCGCATGGCGATCGTGATGTTTCCCTATCTCATGTGCATGTCGCTGACCGCCATGATGAGCGGCATGCTGAATTCCCTGCATCATTTCTTCGCTGCCGCCATCGCGCCGATCTTCCTCAACCTCGTCATGATCAGCGTCCTCTTCTATACCTTGTGGAATGGCGCCGACCCGCTGACCACTGCCTGGTATCTATCCTGGAGCGTGCTGGTCGCCGGCGTCCTGCAACTGGCGGTCGTTTATTTCGGCGTGGTCAGGGCGGGCATCAGCATTCGATTCCGGCTGCCGAGAATGACGCCGAACGTCAAGCGTCTCCTCATTCTCGCAGTGCCGGCTGCCGTGACCGGCGGCATCACGCAGATCAACCAGATCATCGGCCAGGCGATCGCGTCTGGCAAGGAAGGCGCGATCGCCGCGCTGCAATATGCGGACCGGATCTACCAGCTGCCATTGGGCGTGGTCGGCGTGGCCGTCGGCGTGGTACTTCTGCCGGAGCTCGCCCGGGCGCTGAAGGGCGGTCACATGAAGGAGGCGGAGGGCATCCAGAACCGCTCGCTGGAATTCGTGCTCTTCCTCACGCTGCCGGCTGCCGGCGGCCTGTGGGTCCTGTCCGAGGCGATTATCCGCGTCCTGTACGAGAGGGGCGCCTTTTCGGCCGAGAATACCGCCGTCGTTGCCTCCATCCTCGCCATTTACGGGCTGGGCCTGCCGGGTTTCGTCATGATCAAGGCGCTTCAGCCGGGATTTTACGCGCGCGAAGACACCAGGACGCCCATGCGGTTCACCATCG is a window encoding:
- a CDS encoding NADP-dependent malic enzyme, which translates into the protein MVKDSGIAEGAPRKRASVTEQEALDFHSSGRPGKLEIMPTKPMATQRDLSLAYSPGVAVPVKAIAADPATAYDYTTRGNMVAVISNGTAILGLGNLGALASKPVMEGKSVLFKRFADVDSIDLEVDTENVEEFINCVRYLGPSFGGINLEDIKAPECFIIESRLRELMDIPVFHDDQHGTAIIAAAGLINALELTGRDLKTTRLVCNGAGAAAIACIELIKAMGFNPDNILLCDTKGVIYQGRTEGMNQWKSAHAVTTDHRTLEEAMAGADVVFGLSQKGAFTEEMIRSMAERPIIFAMANPDPEITPEEVARIRDDAIMATGRSDYPNQVNNVLGFPYIFRGALDVRARQINDAMKIAAAQALADLAREDVPDDVAAAYQGVRPRFGPNYIIPVPFDPRLISAIPVAVARAAIESGAARRVIEDLEAYGRELSARRDPIAATTQGIYEQVRRRPKRVVFAEAEEEQVMRAAVSFIAQGLGTAILLGRDDVIRSTAERAGIELERPGIEIVNARLSTRVEAYIDYLYARLQREGYLLRDVQRLIHNDRNHFAACMVALGDADAMVTGTTRNYATALSDVRRCIDAKPGHKVIGVSILVSRGRTVFVTDTAVHDMPSAEDLADIACEAARMARRMGYEPRVAMLAYSTFGQPRGERSERVREAVKILDGRRLDFEYDGEMGADIALSAARMEQYPFCRLSGTANVLVMPAIHSAAISTRMLQELGGSTLIGPLLVGLDKSVQITSMGAKDSDILNMAAIAAYNAGT
- the mutS gene encoding DNA mismatch repair protein MutS: MMEQYIEIKANNPDSLLFYRMGDFYELFFEDAVEAARALGITLTRRGQHMGIDIPMCGVPIHAADDYLQKLIALGFRVAVCEQVEDPAEARKRGSKSVVKRDVVRLVTPGTLTEDKLLSPSESNYLMALARIRGGDEAQLGLAWIDISTGVFRVAETTPLRLLADILRIEPRELIVPDTVFHDPNLRASFDVLGRIAVPQPGVLFDSATAEGRITRYFNVGTLDGFGTFSRAELAAAAAAVAYVEKTQIAERPPLSVPERESGGSTLFIDPATRANLELTRTLSGDRDGSLLKAIDRTVTGGGARLLAERLMSPLTDPELINRRLDSVAFLIDEPTLCGSLRQALKHVPDMPRALSRVALDRGGPRDLDCIRQGLAAAGHVAAALSSALLPEELLEALQDLQAFPPALGPLLAETLSDEMPLLKRDGGFVRDGAFAQLDEVRALRDQSRRVIAGLQLQYAEETGIKSLKIKHNNVLGYFIEVSAGNAGPLIDTPEAKARFIHRQTMANAMRFTTTELADLESRIANAADQALTIELEAFDRMTTAVLGSADAIKAGARALAIIDVAAGLALLAEEWNYCRPQVDASRQFLIEGGRHPVVEQALRRQSASAFIANDCDLSPGSEGGFGALWLLTGPNMGGKSTFLRQNALIAILAQMGSFVPASLAQIGVVDRLFSRVGASDDLARGRSTFMVEMVETAAILNQATDRSLVILDEIGRGTATFDGLSIAWAAVEHLHEANRCRGLFATHFHELTALSEKLNRLSNATMRVKEWDGDVIFLHEVGPGAADRSYGIQVAKLAGLPEAVVARARDVLNKLEDADRKNPASQLIDDLPLFQVAVRKEQQARGPSRAEEALKALNPDDMTPREALDALYALKKQLG
- a CDS encoding AraC family transcriptional regulator — translated: MLSVPLPFIAGLVIAAILFRSLNGVDVPGSRRYLNAFLCLYAVQGMIIGLRFGYDVRPLSLVQPVTAAIMPPLAYLTFRAMSSAPVARPWPHALPPLLLALGVAFAPFVVDALLLLIFLGYAGAIWQLTRREDMTEAALQKTSVTVRAARVTALLLAFFALTDALLASFTFVYGNAYVPMAVTGMNIGAIVIVSLYYWWPERAMEEKAAAPAAAAPLSDDDAAALARISAALEADALFAQENLSLARLARKAGMPARDVSALINRATGLNVSQYVNNRRIGEACRLLQDTDKPLMTVMFDSGFSTKSNFNREFRRVTGQSPSQWRSAMQGARKVETPRRA
- a CDS encoding [protein-PII] uridylyltransferase, with amino-acid sequence MARQEIDYSELLDVDRLHLDCEALLQGSPKLLDARTALLPVLRRASQEGRDKARQRLATDGSGLNCAERISWVQDQLISTIYGVIARHFYSAATEKVSVTAVGGYGRGTLAPGSDIDLLFLLPAKNNEEMRKAVEFLLYVLWDLGFKVGHATRTVDECIALSKQDMTIRTAILETRLICGNASLEDELQRRFDAEIVGLGGQDFIMAKLAERDQRHQKAGDTRYLVEPNVKEGKGGLRDIQTLFWIAKYHYRVRDAAQLVKLGVLSRQEWRLFQKAEDFLWAVRCQMHFLTGKAEERLSFDIQREIAESLGYHNRPNLSAVERFMKHYFLVTKDVGDLTRILCSALEEEQAKPAPGITGVISRFRRRVRKIPGSSDFVEDQGRIALADPDVFKRDPVSIIRLFHVADLHGLEYHPDALKAVTRGLALIDDALRESAEANRLFLSILTSRLEPALTLRRMNEAGVLGRFIPEFGKIVAMMQFSMYHHYTVDEHLIRAVDALSDIDKGRFADQHPLANKLMPHIEEREALYVAVLLHDIAKGRQEDHSVAGARVARKLGTRFGLKPKQVDLVAWLIDQHLLMSMVAQTRDLHDRKTITDFADKVQSMDRLKMLLILTICDIRAVGPGVWNGWKGQLLRTLYYETELLLSGGFSEVSRKERAKAAEETLAAALSDWSQKERKLYSKLHYQPYLLSVALEDQVRHAQFIREADGAGRALATMVRTDSFRAITEITVLAPDHPRLLSIIAGACAAAGANIADAQIYTTTDGRALDTILINREFANDEDELRRAATVCRMIEDVLSGKKRLPEVIATRAKNKKRNKTFIVHPSATISNTLSNKFTVIEIEGLDRTGLLADITLVLADLSLDIHSARITTFGEKVIDTFYVTDLVGQKVTNENRQGTIVQRLKTVITEQEDELRRGMPSGIIAPDPVAVAATNRPRKSRADA
- the murJ gene encoding murein biosynthesis integral membrane protein MurJ, giving the protein MSLVKKFATVGGATLGSRIFGFARETLMAAALGTGPMADVFYAAFRFPNLFRRLFAEGAFNAAFVPLFSKEIEANGVEGAKRFSEEVFGVLFTALLAITIVMQLSMPLLVRFIIAPGFAEDPEKTSLTIRMAIVMFPYLMCMSLTAMMSGMLNSLHHFFAAAIAPIFLNLVMISVLFYTLWNGADPLTTAWYLSWSVLVAGVLQLAVVYFGVVRAGISIRFRLPRMTPNVKRLLILAVPAAVTGGITQINQIIGQAIASGKEGAIAALQYADRIYQLPLGVVGVAVGVVLLPELARALKGGHMKEAEGIQNRSLEFVLFLTLPAAGGLWVLSEAIIRVLYERGAFSAENTAVVASILAIYGLGLPGFVMIKALQPGFYAREDTRTPMRFTIVSVVVNSTLAITLFPLIAERGIATAEAAAGWINTVLLFSTLLWRGHLKWEWALARRTALLLVSTGVMCAALTYALGPAGPWLTPETGLLHQVMALFVLIAVAMIVYFATAFLIGGADLGMIRRNLKRKPRTPPPQQ